Proteins from one Paracoccus aminovorans genomic window:
- a CDS encoding pyridoxamine 5'-phosphate oxidase family protein, with amino-acid sequence MATLSVPAISGTTSRGAYDPKLQRDRKGRSLLAGNGGSRNRPNVSPKQIHAEADDGRFLIADIASARSVKNIRDNPAVCVSLIDVFLQRGRKLEGVAEIIAPDHPDFAALSAPLLAMTGGSFPIRHVIAVRVERSAPILAPSYTFYPERSEADLRADAYRTYGVRPLGE; translated from the coding sequence TTGGCGACGCTTTCCGTGCCAGCGATATCGGGGACAACTTCGAGAGGCGCTTATGACCCGAAGCTTCAACGAGACCGAAAAGGTCGTTCTCTGCTGGCTGGCAACGGCGGATCCCGCAACAGGCCGAATGTCTCTCCCAAGCAGATCCACGCGGAAGCGGACGACGGCCGGTTCTTGATCGCCGACATCGCCTCGGCGCGCAGCGTCAAGAACATCCGCGACAATCCGGCGGTCTGCGTCAGCCTGATCGATGTGTTCCTGCAGCGCGGCCGAAAACTGGAGGGCGTGGCCGAGATCATCGCGCCCGACCATCCGGATTTCGCGGCCTTGTCCGCGCCGCTGCTGGCAATGACAGGCGGCAGCTTCCCGATCCGGCATGTGATCGCCGTCAGGGTCGAGCGGAGCGCGCCCATCCTGGCGCCCAGCTACACCTTCTATCCGGAAAGGAGCGAAGCGGACCTTCGCGCGGACGCCTACCGCACATATGGGGTGCGGCCGCTCGGGGAATGA
- a CDS encoding bestrophin family protein, giving the protein MILRSQPNLRDILLTVQGSIIPAILGRLAVIGAVSLVAILAAKLHPGIFARISAIPFTLIGIALSVFMSFRNGTCYARWWEGRQLWGEIVVACRGMARASAGLDPQLRRRLLLSLCAFAAGLSARLRQRDENAAIAAWLPGDTLSGRPNPTDRVLQDAGAALVGLSAAGRLGEIRWSVLEGHLHRLSSAQAACERIASTPVPFAYSLLLHRTALVFCVLLPFALAGSLSWWTLLPVLLVAYTFFGLDALGHQLEDPFGETPNALPLDALCRMIEREMLDAMGTDSLPEPLKPENHVLR; this is encoded by the coding sequence ATGATCCTGCGCTCGCAGCCGAACCTGCGCGACATCCTGCTGACGGTCCAGGGCTCGATCATCCCCGCTATCCTGGGCCGGCTGGCGGTGATCGGAGCGGTGTCGCTGGTCGCGATCCTGGCGGCGAAGCTGCACCCCGGCATCTTCGCCCGCATCAGCGCCATCCCCTTCACCCTGATCGGCATCGCGCTGTCGGTGTTCATGAGCTTTCGCAACGGCACCTGCTACGCGCGCTGGTGGGAGGGGCGGCAGCTCTGGGGCGAGATCGTGGTCGCCTGCCGGGGCATGGCGCGGGCCAGCGCCGGCCTGGACCCGCAGCTGCGCCGCCGCCTGCTGCTCTCGCTCTGCGCCTTCGCGGCCGGCCTGTCCGCGCGGCTGCGCCAGCGCGACGAAAACGCGGCCATCGCGGCCTGGCTGCCGGGCGACACCCTGTCCGGGCGGCCGAACCCCACGGATCGCGTGCTGCAGGACGCCGGCGCGGCGCTGGTCGGGCTCAGCGCCGCGGGCCGGCTGGGCGAGATCCGCTGGTCGGTGCTCGAGGGCCATCTGCATCGGCTGTCCAGCGCCCAGGCGGCGTGCGAGCGCATCGCCTCGACCCCGGTGCCCTTTGCCTATTCGCTGCTGCTGCATCGCACGGCGCTGGTCTTTTGCGTGCTGCTGCCCTTTGCGCTGGCCGGCTCGCTGAGCTGGTGGACGCTGCTGCCGGTGCTGCTGGTGGCCTATACGTTCTTCGGCCTCGACGCGCTCGGCCACCAGCTCGAGGACCCGTTCGGCGAAACGCCCAACGCCCTGCCGCTGGATGCGCTGTGTCGCATGATCGAGCGCGAGATGCTGGACGCGATGGGAACCGACAGCCTGCCCGAGCCGCTGAAACCCGAAAACCACGTGCTGCGCTGA
- a CDS encoding RrF2 family transcriptional regulator: MRLATFTDYGLRVLMRLAGTPEKAVSTGQIATEFAISQHHLAKVVSDLGLGGFVRSVRGRTGGLRLMRPAQEITVGQVVRHLERRFSLVECFRADGGECVLGPGCRLKPQLAAAREAFMAELDRTTIADCAWPGRNPDGRVATDG; the protein is encoded by the coding sequence ATGCGTCTTGCCACTTTCACCGACTACGGATTGCGCGTGTTGATGCGCCTGGCCGGAACGCCGGAAAAGGCGGTCTCGACCGGACAGATCGCGACGGAGTTCGCGATTTCGCAGCACCATCTGGCCAAGGTGGTCAGCGATCTCGGTCTGGGCGGTTTCGTGCGCTCGGTGCGCGGCCGGACGGGCGGGCTGCGGCTGATGCGCCCGGCGCAGGAAATCACGGTGGGGCAGGTGGTGCGCCATCTCGAACGCAGGTTCTCGCTTGTGGAATGCTTTCGCGCCGATGGCGGCGAATGCGTCCTCGGACCGGGTTGCCGCCTGAAACCGCAGCTTGCGGCGGCGCGCGAAGCGTTCATGGCAGAGCTCGACCGCACGACGATTGCGGATTGCGCCTGGCCGGGACGGAACCCGGACGGGCGCGTGGCGACGGACGGTTAG
- a CDS encoding family 1 encapsulin nanocompartment shell protein, translated as MDNLHRELAPISAAAWTQIEEEARRTLQRYLGARRVVDLHGPEGFDLSAVGTGHLKPAPALAEGVACHQREVNPLVELRVPFRLTRAAIDDVARGSNDSDWQPLKDAARQIALAEDRLVFRGYDAAGIQGILPGTSNPVVPLPDDVADYPEALARAVSELRLAGVNGPYALVLGTAAFTEATGGAEDGYPVLKHLERLVDVPVVWSQALEGGAVVTTRGGDFDLWLGQDVSIGYLAHDVETVTLYLQESLTFQMQTSEAVVVLGA; from the coding sequence TTGGACAATCTTCACCGCGAACTGGCCCCGATCAGCGCGGCCGCCTGGACCCAGATCGAGGAAGAGGCCCGGCGCACCCTGCAGCGCTATCTGGGCGCGCGCCGCGTCGTGGACCTGCACGGTCCCGAGGGGTTCGATCTGTCCGCGGTCGGCACCGGCCACCTGAAGCCCGCGCCGGCGCTGGCCGAGGGCGTCGCCTGCCACCAGCGCGAGGTGAACCCGCTGGTCGAGCTGCGGGTGCCGTTCCGGCTGACCCGCGCGGCCATCGACGACGTGGCGCGCGGCTCGAACGACAGCGACTGGCAGCCGCTCAAGGACGCGGCACGCCAGATCGCGCTGGCCGAGGACCGGCTGGTGTTCCGCGGCTACGACGCCGCCGGCATCCAGGGCATCCTGCCCGGCACCAGCAACCCGGTGGTGCCGCTGCCCGACGACGTCGCCGATTATCCCGAGGCCCTGGCCCGCGCCGTCAGCGAGCTGCGGCTGGCCGGCGTCAACGGCCCCTATGCGCTGGTGCTGGGCACCGCCGCCTTTACCGAGGCGACCGGCGGCGCCGAGGACGGCTATCCGGTGCTGAAGCATCTGGAGCGGCTGGTCGACGTGCCCGTGGTCTGGAGCCAGGCGCTGGAGGGCGGCGCCGTCGTCACCACCCGCGGCGGCGATTTCGACCTGTGGCTGGGGCAGGACGTCTCGATCGGCTATCTGGCGCATGATGTCGAGACGGTGACGCTTTACCTGCAGGAAAGCCTGACCTTCCAGATGCAGACCTCCGAGGCGGTGGTGGTGCTGGGGGCCTGA
- a CDS encoding GTP-binding protein yields MSASARSRDRRLPVTVVSGFLGAGKTTLLNHVLNNRQGRRVAVIVNDMSEVNIDADLVHAATELSRTEEKLVEMTNGCICCTLREDLLDQVRQLAGEGRFDHLLIESTGIAEPLPVAATFAFRDEDGNSLSDVARLDTMVTVVDAANLTRDFSSHDFLADRGESLGEDDQRTLVDLLTDQIEFADVIVLNKIGAAGPQRRDEARRILQALNPDARVLEADHARVDAGMILDTGLFDFDRAHEHPLWAKELYGFAHHTPETEEYGVSSFVYRARRPFDPLRIHAVLNRELGGVIRAKGHFWIATRPDWVAEFSLAGAMSTVAPLGRWWAGVPRQRWPTVTESLDAVAEVWQEPWGDRRQELVFIGTGMDQAAITRALDAALVRESGFIPELWANLPDPFPAWGAESAA; encoded by the coding sequence ATGTCTGCATCCGCCCGCTCTCGCGACCGCCGCCTGCCCGTCACCGTGGTGTCGGGATTTCTGGGCGCGGGAAAGACCACGCTGCTGAACCATGTCCTGAACAACCGCCAGGGCCGCCGCGTCGCGGTGATCGTCAACGACATGTCCGAGGTCAATATCGACGCCGACCTGGTCCATGCTGCCACCGAACTGTCCCGCACCGAGGAGAAGCTGGTCGAGATGACCAATGGCTGCATCTGCTGCACCCTGCGCGAGGACCTGCTGGACCAGGTGCGCCAGCTGGCCGGAGAAGGCCGCTTCGACCACCTGCTGATCGAATCCACCGGCATCGCCGAGCCGCTGCCGGTGGCGGCGACCTTCGCCTTCCGGGACGAGGACGGCAACAGCCTTTCGGACGTGGCGCGGCTGGACACGATGGTGACGGTGGTGGATGCCGCCAACCTGACGCGCGATTTTTCCAGCCACGACTTCCTGGCCGACCGCGGCGAAAGCCTGGGCGAGGACGACCAGCGGACGCTGGTGGACCTGCTGACCGACCAGATCGAATTCGCCGACGTGATCGTGCTGAACAAGATCGGCGCCGCCGGGCCCCAGCGGCGCGACGAGGCGCGGCGCATCCTGCAGGCGCTGAACCCCGATGCCCGGGTTCTGGAAGCGGATCATGCCCGGGTCGATGCCGGCATGATCCTCGACACCGGGCTGTTCGACTTCGACCGGGCGCATGAGCATCCGCTGTGGGCCAAGGAGCTTTACGGTTTCGCGCATCACACGCCCGAGACCGAGGAATACGGCGTATCCTCTTTCGTCTATCGCGCCCGCCGGCCCTTCGATCCGCTGCGCATCCATGCGGTGCTGAACCGCGAACTCGGCGGCGTGATCCGGGCCAAGGGCCATTTCTGGATCGCGACCCGGCCCGACTGGGTGGCAGAGTTCAGCCTGGCCGGGGCGATGTCGACGGTCGCGCCCCTGGGCCGCTGGTGGGCGGGCGTGCCCCGGCAGCGCTGGCCGACCGTCACCGAAAGCCTGGATGCGGTCGCCGAGGTCTGGCAGGAACCCTGGGGCGACCGGCGGCAGGAACTGGTCTTCATCGGCACCGGCATGGACCAGGCCGCGATCACCCGCGCGCTGGATGCGGCCCTGGTGCGCGAAAGCGGCTTCATCCCCGAGCTGTGGGCCAACCTGCCCGACCCCTTCCCGGCCTGGGGGGCCGAAAGCGCCGCCTGA
- a CDS encoding DUF6522 family protein: MSQIEFGKNGIQVDAALLAKAFRIGTDALRQSMRDGTITSRCERGEGADAGRVRLVFFSSRRRVRITADDSGNVLTCTAVDLVGPPRSGRPEAAGDADHEAAGAASAGAGPDQAAHIDRLLDPALQGTFPASDPIAIDIDAAPQADSSRGEAP, from the coding sequence ATGTCTCAGATCGAATTCGGGAAGAACGGCATCCAGGTGGATGCGGCCCTGCTGGCCAAGGCGTTCCGGATCGGCACCGACGCCCTGAGGCAAAGCATGCGCGACGGCACCATCACCAGCCGCTGCGAGCGCGGCGAAGGCGCGGATGCCGGCCGGGTGCGGCTGGTCTTTTTCTCGTCCCGGCGCCGCGTCCGCATCACCGCGGACGACAGCGGCAACGTCCTGACCTGCACCGCCGTGGATCTGGTCGGACCGCCCCGAAGCGGGAGGCCGGAGGCCGCCGGGGACGCCGATCATGAGGCGGCCGGTGCTGCTTCTGCCGGCGCAGGTCCGGATCAGGCGGCCCATATCGACAGGCTTCTCGACCCGGCGTTGCAAGGCACCTTCCCCGCGAGCGATCCCATCGCGATCGACATCGACGCGGCCCCGCAAGCGGACTCGTCGCGCGGCGAGGCGCCCTGA
- a CDS encoding GlxA family transcriptional regulator, protein MVPDFTMIAFASALEPLRAANRMLGYQAYHWRLASIDGLPVPASNGVECTVDGALEEERRRLSGPERPSMAIVCSGLGIEAYQQKPVFAFLREANSRRVAIGGLCTGAYVLARAGLLSGRRCAIHWENLPGFSEAFPTADVYADLFEVDGNIYTCAGGTAALDMMLQLIGDDFGDEIVNRVCEQLLTDRVRSPGDRQRLPLRARLGIQNPKVLSIIELMEANLAEPLSLLQLACHVGLSRRQIERLFEKEMGRSPARYYLEIRLDRARHLLMQSTLPVVEIAVACGFVSASHFAKCYRELYARSPQQERGERKPLVLP, encoded by the coding sequence ATGGTGCCGGATTTCACCATGATCGCCTTTGCCAGCGCGCTGGAGCCGCTGCGGGCGGCGAACCGGATGCTGGGCTACCAGGCATATCACTGGCGGCTGGCCAGCATCGACGGCCTGCCGGTGCCGGCCTCGAACGGGGTGGAATGCACCGTCGACGGCGCGCTGGAGGAGGAAAGGCGCCGGCTCTCGGGACCCGAACGCCCCTCGATGGCCATCGTCTGCTCGGGGCTGGGGATCGAGGCCTACCAGCAGAAACCGGTCTTCGCCTTCCTGCGCGAGGCGAACAGCCGCCGCGTCGCCATCGGCGGGCTCTGCACCGGCGCCTATGTGCTGGCCCGCGCCGGGCTGCTGTCGGGCCGGCGCTGCGCCATCCATTGGGAGAACCTGCCGGGCTTTTCCGAAGCCTTCCCGACCGCCGATGTCTATGCCGACCTGTTCGAGGTCGACGGCAATATCTACACCTGCGCCGGCGGCACCGCGGCGCTGGACATGATGCTGCAGCTGATCGGCGACGATTTCGGCGACGAGATCGTCAACCGGGTCTGCGAGCAGTTGCTGACCGACCGGGTGCGCAGCCCCGGCGACCGCCAGCGGCTGCCGCTGCGCGCCCGGCTGGGCATCCAGAACCCCAAGGTGCTGTCCATCATCGAGCTGATGGAGGCCAACCTTGCCGAGCCGCTGTCGCTGCTGCAGCTCGCCTGCCATGTCGGCCTGTCCCGGCGCCAGATCGAGCGGCTGTTCGAGAAGGAGATGGGCCGTTCGCCCGCCCGCTATTACCTCGAGATCCGGCTGGACCGCGCCCGGCACCTGCTGATGCAGTCCACGCTGCCGGTGGTCGAGATCGCGGTGGCCTGCGGCTTCGTCTCGGCCTCGCATTTCGCCAAATGCTACCGTGAGCTCTATGCCCGCTCGCCGCAGCAGGAACGGGGCGAGCGCAAGCCGCTGGTGCTGCCCTGA
- a CDS encoding Dyp-type peroxidase gives MPPIANQPIEGALTRNAIFLTLSLHQDDAALSVFRDLCADLPSLVRAVGFRSAEAGLSCVLGLGSGLWDRLGIGLAPAGLHPFREIAGVHRAPATPGDILFHIRAERPDYCFELASQIMRRLGAVATVEDETQGFKFFDNRDLLGFVDGTENPQGVDRAAAVAIGDEDPAFAGGSYVIVQKYLHDLAKWEAMPVESQERVIGRHKLSDIEFPDADKASFAHNVLTNINDAQGNQLQILRDNMPFGSPAHGEFGTYFIGYAREPGRIETMLENMFVGLSPGNYDRILDVSTAVTGGLFFVPAAGLLDRIGAGQALAPPAPAEPEPEPRADGSLGLGSLKQGD, from the coding sequence ATGCCGCCAATAGCCAACCAGCCGATCGAGGGCGCCCTGACCCGCAACGCGATCTTTCTGACCCTCAGCCTGCACCAGGACGATGCGGCGCTTTCGGTTTTCCGCGACCTTTGCGCCGACCTGCCTTCCCTGGTCCGGGCGGTGGGATTTCGCAGCGCCGAAGCGGGGCTCAGCTGCGTGCTGGGCCTGGGGTCCGGGCTTTGGGATCGGCTGGGCATTGGTCTTGCGCCCGCCGGCCTGCACCCGTTCCGCGAAATCGCCGGCGTCCATCGCGCGCCTGCGACCCCGGGCGACATCCTGTTCCACATCCGCGCCGAGCGCCCGGACTACTGCTTCGAGCTCGCCAGCCAGATCATGCGCCGGCTGGGCGCGGTCGCCACCGTCGAGGACGAGACCCAGGGCTTCAAGTTCTTCGACAACCGCGACCTGCTGGGCTTCGTCGACGGCACCGAGAACCCGCAGGGCGTGGACCGGGCCGCGGCGGTGGCCATCGGCGACGAAGACCCGGCCTTTGCCGGCGGCAGCTACGTCATCGTGCAGAAATACCTGCACGACCTGGCGAAATGGGAGGCCATGCCGGTGGAAAGCCAGGAACGGGTGATCGGGCGCCACAAGCTCTCGGACATCGAATTCCCCGATGCCGACAAGGCGAGCTTCGCCCATAACGTGCTGACCAACATCAACGACGCGCAGGGCAACCAGCTGCAGATCCTGCGCGACAACATGCCTTTCGGCAGCCCGGCGCATGGCGAGTTCGGCACCTATTTCATCGGCTACGCCCGCGAGCCGGGCCGGATCGAGACCATGTTGGAGAACATGTTCGTCGGTCTGTCGCCGGGCAATTACGACCGCATCCTCGACGTCAGCACGGCCGTGACCGGCGGCCTGTTCTTCGTGCCGGCGGCGGGGCTGCTGGACAGGATCGGCGCGGGGCAGGCTCTGGCGCCGCCCGCCCCAGCCGAACCCGAACCGGAACCGCGGGCGGACGGCTCGCTTGGCCTTGGATCCTTGAAACAGGGGGACTGA
- a CDS encoding Lrp/AsnC family transcriptional regulator: MPDLDLIDRKIVAELMRDATLPIAQIADRVGLSQTPCWKRIQKLEAAGVLTGRVALADPEKLGFGTLVFVEIEAPNHSVQWREEFATAVAQLPQIMEVHRMAGRMDYLLRVAVPDMAAFDLFYKRLTDAVPIKNVTSHFAMERIRFTTAYPVDTRNR, from the coding sequence ATGCCGGATCTCGACCTGATCGACCGCAAGATCGTGGCGGAGCTGATGCGCGACGCGACGCTGCCCATCGCACAGATCGCCGACAGGGTGGGCCTGTCCCAGACCCCCTGCTGGAAGCGGATCCAGAAGCTGGAGGCGGCGGGGGTGCTGACCGGGCGGGTGGCGCTGGCCGATCCGGAGAAGCTGGGTTTCGGCACGCTGGTCTTCGTCGAGATCGAGGCGCCGAACCATTCCGTGCAATGGCGCGAGGAATTCGCCACGGCCGTCGCCCAGCTGCCGCAGATCATGGAGGTCCACCGGATGGCGGGGCGCATGGACTATCTGCTGCGCGTGGCGGTGCCGGACATGGCGGCCTTCGATCTGTTCTACAAGCGGCTGACGGATGCGGTGCCGATCAAGAACGTGACCTCGCATTTCGCCATGGAGCGCATCCGCTTCACCACCGCCTATCCGGTCGATACCCGCAACCGTTGA